A genomic window from Micromonospora violae includes:
- a CDS encoding NADPH-dependent FMN reductase — protein MTRIGIILGSTRPGRNGEAVARWVLEIAKQRSDAQYELIDLLDYQLPHLDEAYPPSMGQYSQPHTKRWAETIASYDGFIIVTPEYNHSTSGALKNAIDFLYAEWNNKAVGFVSYGSVGGARAVEHLRLISGELQMADVRSQVALSLFTDFENFSTFKPGPFQQDALTTTLDQVVAWSAALAPLRKA, from the coding sequence ATGACCAGGATCGGGATCATCCTCGGCAGCACCCGCCCGGGCCGTAACGGCGAGGCCGTCGCCCGCTGGGTGCTCGAGATCGCCAAGCAGCGCTCCGACGCGCAGTACGAGCTGATCGACCTGCTCGACTACCAGCTGCCGCACCTCGACGAGGCGTACCCGCCCTCGATGGGCCAGTACAGCCAGCCGCACACCAAGCGGTGGGCCGAGACGATCGCGTCGTACGACGGGTTCATCATCGTCACCCCGGAGTACAACCACTCCACCTCGGGTGCGCTGAAGAACGCGATCGACTTCCTGTACGCCGAGTGGAACAACAAGGCCGTGGGCTTCGTCAGCTATGGCTCGGTGGGCGGCGCGCGCGCCGTGGAGCACCTGCGGCTGATCTCCGGCGAGCTGCAGATGGCCGACGTGCGCTCGCAGGTCGCGCTGTCGCTCTTCACCGACTTCGAGAACTTCAGCACCTTCAAGCCCGGCCCGTTCCAGCAGGACGCGCTGACCACCACCCTCGACCAGGTGGTCGCCTGGAGCGCCGCGCTCGCTCCGCTGCGCAAGGCCTGA
- a CDS encoding MarR family winged helix-turn-helix transcriptional regulator: MSNSSAATPKPLTPDEEALVRALGQVMHILPRAIDADMVGDRQLPLTEYTALMNLSEAPERRMRMNELAALCYLSLSGMTRTIIRLETQGLVRRERCEEDARGWNAVLTDAGFARLEESWPSHLAAVRRRFLQHFEGFDLAALARAFERAGTAEPTD, translated from the coding sequence ATGTCCAACTCCTCCGCAGCGACTCCCAAACCGCTCACTCCCGACGAGGAAGCCCTGGTCCGAGCCCTGGGCCAGGTGATGCACATCCTGCCCCGCGCGATCGACGCGGACATGGTCGGTGACCGTCAGCTACCGCTCACCGAGTACACCGCGCTGATGAACCTCTCCGAGGCACCGGAGCGGCGGATGCGCATGAACGAGCTCGCGGCGCTCTGCTACCTCTCCCTCAGTGGCATGACCCGCACGATCATCCGGCTCGAGACGCAGGGCCTGGTCCGGCGGGAACGGTGCGAGGAGGACGCGCGCGGCTGGAACGCCGTCCTCACCGACGCGGGCTTCGCCCGCCTGGAAGAGTCCTGGCCCAGCCACCTGGCCGCCGTACGCCGCCGGTTCCTCCAGCACTTCGAGGGTTTCGACCTCGCCGCACTGGCCCGCGCCTTCGAGCGGGCCGGCACGGCGGAGCCGACCGACTGA
- a CDS encoding IucA/IucC family protein has translation MTTTAAPAHPPVATAYSASGDPVGHLTPQRWARANRLLVRKALAEFTHERLLTPQAVAGPDGRQWYEVRSDDGTVTYRFAARVLALAHWQIDADSITRHRDGTSLAPDAVDLIIELRDTLGLTARVLPVYLEEITSTLAGTAYKLAQAAPSAADLAEADFQTIETSMTEGHPCFVANNGRLGFGVDEYHRYAPEAAAPVRLEWLAAHRDHSTFSSAADLDYDTLIEGELDAGTRARFAATMGDLGLDLADYHLIPAHPWQWWNKLAVTFAGELAARRLVHLGPGPDVYLAQQSIRTFFNVSEPGRHYVKTALSVLNMGFMRGLSAAYMAATPAINDWLADLIAADEVLTGTGLTVIRERAAVGYRHRQYEAATDRTSPYRKMLAALWRESPVPDLAPGERLSTMAALLHVDDEGDSLAAALIARSGLVPEAWLRRYLDAYLTPLLHSFYAHDLAFMPHGENVILVLDERDTVQRVIFKDIAEEIAVMSNEVELPAAVERIRVEVPDDTKLLSIFTDVVDCFLRHLNGVLVEAGVLAEGDFWRTVAACAADYFDRVPHLAERVRHYDLFAPEFTLSCLNRLQLRDNQQMIDLADPSAALQFVGTLTNPLAPHAPAR, from the coding sequence GTGACCACCACCGCCGCCCCCGCCCACCCGCCCGTCGCCACCGCCTATTCCGCCTCCGGCGACCCGGTCGGGCATCTCACCCCGCAGCGGTGGGCCCGGGCCAACCGGCTGCTGGTCCGCAAGGCGCTCGCCGAGTTCACCCACGAGCGGCTGCTCACCCCGCAGGCCGTGGCCGGCCCCGACGGCCGGCAGTGGTACGAGGTCCGCAGCGACGACGGGACGGTCACCTACCGGTTCGCGGCGCGGGTGCTCGCCCTGGCGCACTGGCAGATCGACGCGGACAGCATCACCCGACACCGCGACGGCACGTCGCTGGCACCGGACGCGGTGGACCTCATCATCGAGCTGCGCGACACCCTCGGGCTCACCGCGCGGGTGCTCCCGGTCTACCTGGAGGAGATCACCTCGACGCTGGCGGGTACGGCGTACAAGCTGGCCCAGGCCGCGCCGAGCGCCGCCGATCTGGCCGAGGCGGACTTCCAGACCATCGAGACCTCGATGACCGAGGGACACCCCTGCTTCGTGGCGAACAACGGTCGGCTCGGCTTCGGTGTCGACGAGTACCACCGGTACGCCCCGGAGGCCGCCGCGCCGGTACGGCTGGAGTGGCTGGCCGCGCACCGGGATCACTCGACGTTCAGCAGCGCCGCCGACCTCGACTACGACACCCTCATCGAGGGCGAGCTGGACGCCGGGACCCGGGCCCGGTTCGCGGCCACGATGGGCGATCTCGGGTTGGATCTCGCCGACTACCACCTGATCCCGGCGCACCCTTGGCAGTGGTGGAACAAGCTGGCGGTCACCTTCGCCGGGGAGTTGGCCGCGCGCCGGCTGGTGCACCTCGGCCCAGGGCCGGACGTGTACCTCGCCCAGCAGTCCATCCGCACCTTCTTCAACGTCAGCGAGCCGGGGCGGCACTACGTCAAGACCGCGCTGTCGGTGCTGAACATGGGCTTCATGCGGGGGTTGTCGGCCGCGTACATGGCGGCCACCCCGGCGATCAACGACTGGCTGGCCGACCTGATCGCCGCCGACGAGGTGCTGACCGGCACCGGCCTGACCGTCATCCGGGAGCGCGCCGCGGTGGGTTACCGGCACCGGCAGTACGAGGCGGCCACCGACCGGACTTCCCCGTACCGCAAGATGTTGGCCGCGCTGTGGCGGGAGAGCCCGGTGCCCGACCTGGCGCCGGGGGAGCGACTGTCCACCATGGCCGCGCTGCTGCACGTCGACGACGAGGGCGACTCGCTGGCGGCGGCGTTGATCGCCCGGTCCGGCCTGGTGCCCGAGGCGTGGCTGCGTCGTTACCTGGACGCCTACCTGACCCCGCTGCTGCACAGCTTCTACGCCCACGACCTGGCCTTCATGCCGCACGGCGAGAACGTCATCCTGGTCCTCGACGAGCGGGACACGGTCCAGCGGGTGATCTTCAAGGACATCGCCGAGGAGATCGCGGTGATGAGTAACGAGGTCGAGCTGCCGGCGGCGGTGGAGCGGATCCGTGTCGAGGTGCCCGACGACACCAAGTTGCTGAGCATCTTCACCGACGTGGTGGACTGCTTCCTGCGCCACCTCAACGGGGTCCTGGTCGAGGCCGGTGTGCTCGCCGAGGGCGACTTCTGGCGTACGGTCGCGGCCTGCGCCGCCGACTACTTCGACCGGGTGCCGCACCTGGCCGAGCGGGTGCGCCACTACGACCTGTTCGCGCCGGAGTTCACCCTGTCCTGCCTCAACCGGCTTCAGCTGCGCGACAACCAGCAGATGATCGACCTCGCCGACCCGTCGGCGGCTCTCCAGTTCGTCGGCACCCTCACCAATCCGCTCGCCCCCCACGCCCCGGCCCGGTGA
- a CDS encoding GNAT family N-acetyltransferase — translation MLGEFALRPLDPDADAALLHRWVTHPKAAFWLMQDADEAQVTEEYRRIAEHPHHDAYLGLWRGSPAFLAERYDPAHVELVGLYDHQPGDVGMHFLCAPVDAPVHGFTRAVLGTVMAWLFDDPTTRRVVVEPDVRNTAVHALNAAVGFTVVGPIAKPEKDALLSVCTRAQFQAARERAAATRAAATRVEGAPA, via the coding sequence ATGCTCGGTGAGTTCGCGCTACGACCGCTCGACCCGGACGCCGACGCGGCGCTGCTGCACCGCTGGGTGACCCACCCGAAGGCGGCGTTCTGGCTGATGCAGGACGCCGATGAGGCCCAGGTGACCGAGGAGTACCGGCGGATCGCCGAGCACCCGCACCACGACGCGTACCTCGGGCTGTGGCGGGGGAGCCCCGCCTTCCTCGCAGAGCGCTACGACCCGGCTCACGTTGAGCTGGTCGGGTTGTACGACCACCAACCCGGTGACGTGGGCATGCACTTCCTCTGCGCGCCGGTCGACGCTCCCGTGCACGGCTTCACCCGGGCGGTGCTCGGCACCGTCATGGCGTGGCTGTTCGACGACCCGACGACCCGGCGGGTGGTGGTCGAACCGGACGTGCGCAACACCGCCGTGCACGCGCTGAACGCCGCCGTCGGTTTCACGGTCGTCGGCCCGATCGCCAAGCCCGAGAAGGACGCCCTGCTCAGCGTCTGCACCCGAGCCCAGTTCCAGGCCGCCCGCGAGCGCGCCGCCGCCACCCGTGCCGCCGCCACCCGAGTCGAAGGAGCCCCGGCGTGA
- a CDS encoding lysine N(6)-hydroxylase/L-ornithine N(5)-oxygenase family protein — MSTHDFLAIGLGPYNLGLACLTAPIDELDGVFLEARPSLAWHPGMLLESARLQTPFIADLVSLADPTSPYSFLNYLKEIGRLYPFYIRESFYPLRSEYDAYCRWAAAKLPNLRFGQTVTAVEYDPTDERYVVRASADTGETVEYQARHLVLGTGTPPHLPSAIAELPGDAVHNSHYLEHRAALRTKRSITVVGSGQSAAEIYHDLLGDIDRYGYQLNWVTRSPRFFPLEYTKLTLEMTSPDYVDYFHALPETTRYRLESEQKGLFKGINADLINDIFDLLYAHSVDGPVNTRLLTNTELVSAEHRDGQYTLGLRQVEQERDFALRTEGLVLATGYRYRVPEFLTPVRDRIRWDAHGRFDVARNYSIDHDGRGIFLQNAGTHTHSITSPDLGMGAYRNSWIIRELLGREYYPIEKSITFQEFGVSS, encoded by the coding sequence ATGTCCACCCACGACTTCCTCGCCATCGGGCTGGGCCCGTACAACCTGGGCCTGGCCTGCCTCACCGCGCCGATCGACGAGCTGGACGGGGTGTTCCTGGAGGCACGGCCGAGCCTCGCCTGGCACCCCGGCATGCTGCTGGAGTCGGCCCGGTTGCAGACCCCGTTCATCGCCGACCTGGTCAGCCTCGCCGACCCGACGTCGCCGTACTCCTTCCTCAACTACCTCAAGGAGATCGGCCGCCTCTACCCGTTCTACATTCGGGAGAGCTTCTACCCGCTGCGCAGCGAGTACGACGCGTACTGCCGGTGGGCGGCGGCGAAACTGCCGAACCTGCGCTTCGGTCAGACCGTGACCGCGGTGGAGTACGACCCTACCGACGAGCGGTACGTGGTGCGGGCCAGCGCCGACACGGGGGAGACCGTCGAATACCAGGCCCGGCACCTGGTGCTCGGCACCGGCACCCCGCCGCACCTGCCGTCGGCCATCGCCGAGCTGCCCGGCGACGCCGTGCACAACTCCCACTACCTGGAGCACCGCGCAGCCCTGCGCACCAAGCGCAGCATCACCGTGGTGGGCAGCGGGCAGAGCGCCGCCGAGATCTACCACGACCTGCTCGGCGACATCGACCGGTACGGCTACCAGCTCAACTGGGTGACGCGGTCGCCGCGGTTCTTCCCACTCGAATACACCAAGCTGACGCTGGAGATGACCTCACCGGACTACGTGGACTACTTCCACGCGCTGCCCGAGACGACCCGCTACCGGCTGGAGTCCGAGCAGAAGGGTCTGTTCAAGGGAATCAACGCCGACCTGATCAACGACATCTTCGACCTGCTCTACGCGCACAGCGTCGACGGGCCGGTGAACACCCGGCTGCTCACCAACACCGAGCTGGTCAGCGCCGAGCACCGGGACGGGCAGTACACGCTCGGGTTGCGTCAGGTGGAGCAGGAGCGCGACTTCGCCCTGCGTACCGAAGGTCTCGTCCTGGCCACCGGCTACCGGTACCGGGTGCCGGAGTTCCTCACGCCGGTACGGGACCGGATCCGCTGGGACGCGCACGGCCGCTTCGACGTGGCCCGCAACTACAGCATCGACCACGACGGGCGGGGCATCTTCCTACAGAACGCGGGCACCCACACGCACAGCATCACCTCACCGGATCTAGGCATGGGCGCCTACCGCAACTCCTGGATCATCCGGGAGCTGCTCGGCCGGGAGTACTACCCGATCGAGAAGAGCATCACCTTCCAGGAGTTCGGGGTGTCGTCGTGA
- a CDS encoding pyridoxal phosphate-dependent decarboxylase family protein, with protein MTVPTYPVETTTPPPASTTARAHLLHGGSVEQYRRTIADGVDRVARRVATVDRPGTGITPAELAPLVDRVDLDRPLGDAGAALDELEDVYLRDAVWFHHPRYLAHLNCPVAIPALLGEAVLTAVNSSLDTWDQSAGATLIERRLIDWTAERIGLGPRADGIFTSGGSQSNLQALLLAREEACADAIGPAARAELLPRLRVLTSAAGHFSVQKSAKLLGLAPDAVIAVPTDARRRIQPAAVREEIARCRQAGLVVMAVVGTAGTTDFGSIDPLTDLAGICTAAGVWLHVDAAYGCGLLVSPTRRHLLDGIERADSVTVDFHKSFFQPVSSSALLVRDRRALRHATYHADYLNPARMVQQRIPNQVDKSLQTTRRFDALKLWLTLRVMGPDALGALFDEVVDRAADAWHLVSEDPRFEVVTRSELSTVVFRYLPTGPGRELADAANLHAREALAASGLAVVAGTRVDGRHFLKFTLLNPATTVDDVGYVLDLIATHAGRYVHDHVAAELTCPVG; from the coding sequence ACCGGGTCGCCCGCCGCGTGGCCACCGTGGACCGTCCCGGCACCGGGATCACGCCGGCCGAGCTGGCCCCGCTGGTCGACCGGGTGGACCTGGACCGTCCGCTGGGCGACGCGGGCGCCGCGCTGGACGAACTGGAGGACGTCTACCTGCGCGACGCCGTCTGGTTCCACCACCCCCGCTACCTGGCCCACCTCAACTGCCCGGTGGCCATCCCGGCACTGCTCGGCGAGGCGGTGCTCACCGCCGTGAACTCCTCCCTGGACACCTGGGACCAGAGCGCCGGGGCCACCCTCATCGAGCGCCGGTTGATCGACTGGACCGCCGAGCGGATCGGCCTCGGCCCCCGCGCCGACGGCATCTTCACCAGCGGCGGCAGCCAGTCCAACCTCCAGGCGCTGCTGCTGGCCCGGGAGGAGGCGTGCGCCGACGCCATCGGCCCGGCCGCGCGCGCCGAGCTGCTGCCCCGGCTGCGGGTGCTCACCTCCGCCGCCGGTCACTTCAGCGTGCAGAAGTCGGCCAAACTGCTCGGCCTCGCCCCGGACGCGGTGATCGCGGTACCCACCGACGCCCGGCGACGGATCCAACCGGCCGCCGTCCGCGAGGAGATCGCGCGGTGCCGCCAGGCCGGTCTGGTGGTGATGGCCGTCGTCGGCACCGCCGGCACCACCGACTTCGGCTCGATCGACCCGCTCACCGACCTGGCCGGGATCTGCACGGCAGCCGGCGTCTGGCTGCACGTGGACGCCGCGTACGGCTGCGGTCTGCTCGTCTCGCCCACGCGCCGGCACCTGCTCGACGGCATCGAGCGGGCCGATTCGGTGACCGTCGACTTCCACAAGTCGTTCTTCCAGCCGGTCAGCTCCAGCGCGCTGCTGGTCCGCGACCGGCGGGCGCTGCGGCACGCCACCTACCACGCCGACTACCTCAACCCGGCGCGGATGGTGCAGCAGCGCATCCCCAACCAGGTCGACAAGAGTTTGCAGACCACCCGCCGCTTCGACGCGCTGAAGCTCTGGCTCACCCTGCGGGTGATGGGCCCGGACGCGCTCGGCGCGCTCTTCGACGAGGTCGTCGACCGGGCCGCCGACGCCTGGCACCTGGTCAGCGAAGACCCGCGCTTCGAGGTGGTGACCCGCTCCGAGCTGAGCACCGTCGTCTTCCGCTACCTGCCCACCGGCCCCGGCCGTGAGCTGGCCGACGCCGCCAACCTGCACGCCCGCGAGGCCCTCGCCGCGTCCGGTCTCGCCGTGGTCGCCGGGACCCGGGTGGACGGCCGACACTTCCTGAAGTTCACCCTGCTCAACCCGGCCACCACCGTCGACGACGTCGGGTACGTGCTCGACCTGATCGCCACCCACGCCGGCCGGTACGTGCACGACCATGTCGCCGCCGAGCTGACCTGCCCCGTCGGCTGA